The genomic interval TTATTACTTTGTATAATCAACTATTTTACATCGTCTTTTACGTCGTTTACAGTGCAGCATGGTGGCCCTACTCTTAGCAAAATTCGTCTGAGTCCGTTGTTGAACGCATCTTTGTGCAAGCCCTTTGGGGAAGTTCCCCCTTCTGGATCTGGACAGGAGGGCAGAGAAGCTGTTGGATCTTGGCCAGCAGTGTCAGTTATGAAGTCGGTGGTCTTTCGATGAATCAGTCTGAGGAAAAACCACAATGAGGGGAATAagtaacaaaaaacaaacatctacATACCCATATACTGACATGGCACAGGTGAATAGCATTCACAACACACTCCACATGTCACACACTCCAGTCTcacacactagtcacacacGGCACCAGTTAGCCAGACGCACGCACCCTCTCACACTCTACCAGTCTCACCCAAAACACACTGCCACCAGTCACACACTCCCACCATCcagtcacacactccaccatccagtcacacactccaccagccaGTCTCACACTCCACCAGCCAGTCTCACACTCCACCAGCCAGTCTCACACTCCACCAGCCAGTCTCACACTCCACCATCCAGTCTCACACTCCACCAGCCAGTCTCACACTCCACCAGCCAGTCTCACACTCCACCAGCCAGTCTCACACTCCACCAGCCAGTCTCACACTCCACCAGCCAGTCTCACACTCCACCAGCCAGTCTCACACTCCACCAGCCAGTCTCACACTCCACCAGCCAGTCTCACAAACTCTCCGCATGTCTCCCAAACGCCTCGTCAGGATGCCACATCATAAACCCAACAAACACGTGTTGTAAAAGTGTGACAGGCTTCAGTGTGGTCCAGTAGCTGCTGCTGTGTGATTGGGACCAGCTAGTCTCTAGGTGTTTCAGTGTCGCGTCTGACGTGACCTATCGTCCAGACGGGGCCTGCGAAGGACTACGATGGAAACATGAACGAGTCGTTCTCTGCCGACACACAACgtcaccccacacccccaccaccccttctAAAAGAGGTGATATTAATCctatcccccaccccccagttaTCTCCCCGGCTGTGGGTGGGTTGTCTGTCCTGTCCCGTTGCgcgggtgtggaggtgagggtgaggccAGGCTGAGGCAGGGTGCGTTACCTGGCGTGGCGAGGGCCCGCCTCAGTCCCGCGCCCTGGGAGGCTGGTAATACTGCTGTGTGGGCCGAGTGCTTCTAGGCTGCCCGTCTCCCCCTCGACGAGACTCTAACCAACTGTCATAGTAACCATCGTCGTCCTCCTGCCGTGAGACATGCGGACAGGAGGTCACAGGCTGGCGGGCGGGGCAGGGCTGGCGTCAGCTAGCAATTGTCGTTCACTCGGTCCAATGCGAGAAGGGGGAATTTGGGTGTTTGTCGACAGCCGTTGGGTTTTTTCCAAACACAGAtatctatgttttttttttttatgccgtttaatgttttttaaaaattTTAAttctaatattattattatttttttttacatttacttcCCGCTCTGAGTGAACTGTTACTGACCGTGACACCAACCCTGATGGGGACTACGTTATATGTTAGTGTGTGAATCCTAGAACACACAATCTGAGGGCAGCATTAAGGTGTGGCGCTCCAGCCCCTACTGCAGCGTCGGTGACCTTGAAATGACCTTGAGGCTCGTCCAGGCCACGCCTCCTTACCCAGGCGTCCACGGAGACCGACTTGATGTTGTGGAGAAGCACCTCCTCGCAGTTCCCGTAGTCGCTGAAGACCACAACCGCTGTCATACCTGACGGATGCACCGCGTCTATCCTGGCCTTGTAGaactgcaagcacacacacacacacacacacaatctgttaGGCCATACCAAGACCCATCTGACAGTCTTAGTTTCATCCAGTTCACTGATAACCAGATTTAGTAATAATGAAATTAATACCACATTCATTCTTCAAaacaatgtcaacaacaacaaacagccCCAAAAAGCACATTGCTGTGATGTCAGAGAGGGCCTACCTTGTTGTCCTCCCAGTACAGAGCCAGACACTGGTCTCCTGGTTTCCAACTGCCCGGTCCTGGAGAGGATGACTCCATGGCCGGACCCTGACCCTGCTCTGACCCTTTGGGACCTTTGATCTGGCCTGACCTCTTCCTGGGAGCGGGGTTCTGGGAGGTGATCTTGTTGGGGAACTCCTCCTTTTGGGCGTGGCTGAAGGAGTTCTGCTGTTTGATTGGCCCGCTCCGTCTGTGTTCGGTTTCCCCGTTCTGCAGGTGCGgggccccccccttccctggcCGGGAGTCACGGGACACCCCCCTGTCTGGGGGCATTGTGGTAaggtccctgcccccccacgaCACGTTCAAGTTCAACAGCTCGTTGTCTGAGTAACGGTCAAAGTTGTCGGAGTTGGGCCGGTCgaacttccccctcctcctgttgcCGGGCTCCTGATTCCTGCTGTCGCTGCGCTGTGGTTGGTGGGCTGCCCTGCTGTCTGGCACGCTTTTGGTCGACTCGACGGGTTTGAGGGGCGGGCCGTTGTCCTTCGGCCCTCTCTTATTGGAGAGGTCGGGGACAGAGTTCTCTCGCGCCATTTGGTTAAAAGCAGAACCGACGGAACCGGAGCCGTCTCTGGAACCCTGGTGGAGACTTCCGGAAGGTTCTGTGTGATCTCTGGGCTCTTTGGGTCGAGGGAAAGTGGAGGAGGAAAAGCAGGACGCATGTCCGCTCcgagtctctcctctcctgtcgttCTGCCACCTGTCTGACCCACCGCTACGAAGGCCCCTTTCCAGACCCCTGTCCTGacccctctcctgacccctgtccctttcctgacccctgtcctggcccctgtcctggcccctgtccctgtcctgacccctgtccctgtcctgacccctgtcctgacccctctcctgacccctgtccctgtcctgacccctgtctctgtcctgaCCCCTATCCTgacccctgtccctgtcctggCCCCTATCCTgacccctgtccctgtcctgacccctgtctctgtcctgaCCCCTATCCTgacccctgtccctgtcctggCCCCTATCCTgacccctgtccctgtcctggCCCCTATCCTgacccctgtccctgtcctggCCCCTATCCTgacccctgtccctgtcctggcctgggcccaggccggAGCCTAGGGATGGATATACAACAGGGGTTGGAGAGGGGGCGTCCTGGCCTGGCTTGGGAAAGTCGGTGTCCCTCTGGAAGCGTGGCGGTCGGTCGCCCCCCCTCTGCTGCCGGCTGTCGCTGCGGGAGGGGAACCTGGACTGGTTTGGCTCTCTGGAGTAGTAGTCGTTGCCGGGGAAACTTCCTCGAACATCCTGCCGTTTCTGAGGAGCCTGGCTCTTTGGTTCTGACAGGAACACAGCAACGATATTTAGATTAATATCCTCACCAAAGTTATTTAGCGACAGGTTCTATCATTTAAGATTGACAATATAACTGAAAAGGAGGCAAAACAGCCATTTATAAAAAGACAAGTGCACTAACCATCGATGGAAAACACCCCCATCTTGGACTCCAGGAAGTCGAACAGGGTGCTGGGGCCCGAGGgccttcctcccaccccctcctcgtcATCCTCCATCCGTGACCTGCCCCTTCCTCGCCCTACACGGGATCAAAACCACACGTGTCACTGTACACGCTACCATATTACTGTACATACTGCACGGGTATAATCTCCACCCAGAACACCAGCTACCAAAGAGACTTCTACACTTCAAACATATGCAGTCAAACTGAATTTGAATTCATCCTGAAAGAAAttcaagagagagagtgtgatcaTGAATgagttcacgtgtgtgtgtgtcacctctcGGGGGTGGCCTGCTGGGctcggggggggcaggggcggggcgcTGGGTGGCCCCGGTCAGCAGGGAGTTGAGGGCCACCTCCAGGTTGTTGTTGCTGTCCAGCAGGGCCTGGCGGGACGCCTCCCTGTGGAAACCCATCTCCATGATGTCCCTGAGAGCTCTCTCATCCACCTGCacacagcagggagagggggagcgaggggtgagaagaggagggaggggtgagaagaggagggaggggtgagaaggagggagggaggggtgagaagaggagggaggggtgagaagaggagggaggggtgagaagaggagggaggggtgagaaggagggagggaggggtgagaagaggagggaggggtgagaagaggagggagggaggggtgagaagaggagggaggggtgagaagaggagggaggggtgagaagaggagggagggaggggtgagaagaggagggaggggtgagaagaggagggaggggtgagaagaggagggaggggtgagaagaggagggaggggtgagaagaggagggaggggtgagaagaggagggaggggtgagaagaggagggaggggtgagaagagggagggaggggtgagaagaggagggaggggtgagaagaggagggaggggtgagaagagggagggaggggtgagaagaggagggaggggtgagaagaggagggaggggtgagaaggagggagggaggggtgagaagagggagggaggggtgagaagaggagggagggaggggtgagaagaggagggaggggtgagaagaggagggaggggtgagaagaggagggaggggtgagaagaggagggaggggtgagaagaggagggaggggtgagaagaggagggaggggtgagaaggagggaggggtgagaaggagggagggaggggtgagaaggagggagggaggggtgagaaggagggaggggtgagaaggagggagggaggggtgagaaggagggagggaggggtgagaagaggagggaggggtgagaaggagggagggaggggtgagaagaggagggaggggtgagaaggagggagggaggggtgagaaggagggagggaggggtgagaaggagggagggaggggtgagaaggagggagggaggggtgagaagaggagggaggggtgagaagaggagggaggggtgagaaggagggagggaggggtgagaaggagggagggaggggtgagaagaggagggaggggtgagaaggagggaggggtgagaaggagggaggggtgagaaggagggaggggtgagaaggagggagggaggggtgagaagaggagggaggggtgagaaggagggagggaggggtgagaagaggagggaggggtgagaaggagggagggaggggtgagaaggagggagggaggggtgagaagaggaaggaggggtgagaaggagggagggaggggtgagaaggagggagggaggggtgagaagaggagggaggggtgagaaggagggagggaggggtgagaaggcgggagggaggggtgagaagaggagggaggggtgagaaggagggaggggtgagaaggagggaggggtgagaaggagggaggggtgagaaggagggaggggtgagaaggagggagggaggggtgagaagaggagggaggggtgagaaggagggagggaggggtgagaagaggagggaggggtgagaaggagggagggaggggtgagaaggagggagggaggggtgagaagaggaaggaggggtgagaaggagggaggggtgagaaggagggaggggtgagaaggagggaggggtgagaaggagggaggggtgagaaggagggagggagggaggggtgagaagagggAGGCATGGACTCAAAAGAGAGATGAGGTgatgggagaaggagggagcagaggtagGGGTTCCATGAGTGAACCCAGCAGTGATGACCAGAGGACagccatgagagagagagatggagagagaggaggaggaggatgagaggtgagagaaagagtagaagaggaggaggaggaagataatcAAGAGAAAGCGTTAAGAGAATTAAGGTCAGTGATTGTCTAGCCAATACATATTCCATCACTTCGCAAGGCAGATTAAACTGAGACGTCACAACGGACTTTAGATTAAAACTCATCAGATTAACCATTTAATCTGGTATCCCAGACGACAGGGGacgggtgggggtcagtgtctTATAGGGAAGGGGGCTAGTTAATGATGGTCTCTAATTCACGAGAACAACAACCATTATCTTTGACCTCAGGCCAATGGTCTCAGGCCATTGTTAAACCTCTTAATGAAGGCGAAAGTTCGGATTAGATTATATGATTTGGTGACTTCACCTGAACATCTGGTACACACCCACAATACACATTGTTTCTGAAGAAAATATTCTCCATTCCACACACATCTAGCCAGACCCTCCCTTCCACACAGAGACCTAGTTAGGCCCCTCCCTTCAACACCCAGCCCTAGCTAGGCCGAGATAGTACTGAGATAGTACAGAGAGATAGTGCTGAGATAGTACTGAGATAGTACCGAGGATCTCACCAGATCTCTGTAGTTTCCCTGTGGCCGGCTCTCACTCCAGTCCGCTGgctccgctctctcctctctcctcctggactGGTAGGAGTCTCGCCCGCGGTAGGAGGAGCCAGAGTTGCTAAGGTTACCGCCGGCGTTGCCCCCGCCGCCAAACGTCCGAGGCCCCTTCACAGGACAGCCAAAGGGGAAGATGAAAGAGACCTGTCGTGAAGGAGCGCTCCCTAACGACCTGACAGCACCGGGTGTGTCCAGGTGCTGGGGTGATCATACCTCCACAACATGTCAGTCACCAGGACCAGACGCTGAGCTAgtacaagcccaca from Osmerus eperlanus chromosome 21, fOsmEpe2.1, whole genome shotgun sequence carries:
- the tdrd3 gene encoding tudor domain-containing protein 3 isoform X2, producing MAELNSSLTKEGWYLSDEGIEELKGTVEKASAHDIIRIALNSDLRPIGRKYLPSEINSGRVDKLEGPCVLQVQKLRNVSAPKDHEESQGASRMLRLQMTDGHITCVGLEFKHLSKISLNTPPGTKVKLLGTVLVKNGILLLDDSKISVLGGVVDYMVEKWDLQRSLAKHNRSNIGAEGGPPPFVPFGQKCVRREEVDSRELDQRKTLQTTGVIKTADENDEFEKQRLAAIAEVAKSKEGPRTFGGGGNAGGNLSNSGSSYRGRDSYQSRRREERAEPADWSESRPQGNYRDLVDERALRDIMEMGFHREASRQALLDSNNNLEVALNSLLTGATQRPAPAPPEPSRPPPRGRGRGRSRMEDDEEGVGGRPSGPSTLFDFLESKMGVFSIDEPKSQAPQKRQDVRGSFPGNDYYSREPNQSRFPSRSDSRQQRGGDRPPRFQRDTDFPKPGQDAPSPTPVVYPSLGSGLGPGQDRDRGQDRGQDRDRGQDRGQDRDRGQDRGQDRDRGQDRGQDRDRGQDRDRGQDRGQDRDRGQDRGQDRDRGQDRDRGQERGQDRGQDRDRGQDRDRGQDRGQDRGQERDRGQERGQDRGLERGLRSGGSDRWQNDRRGETRSGHASCFSSSTFPRPKEPRDHTEPSGSLHQGSRDGSGSVGSAFNQMARENSVPDLSNKRGPKDNGPPLKPVESTKSVPDSRAAHQPQRSDSRNQEPGNRRRGKFDRPNSDNFDRYSDNELLNLNVSWGGRDLTTMPPDRGVSRDSRPGKGGAPHLQNGETEHRRSGPIKQQNSFSHAQKEEFPNKITSQNPAPRKRSGQIKGPKGSEQGQGPAMESSSPGPGSWKPGDQCLALYWEDNKFYKARIDAVHPSGMTAVVVFSDYGNCEEVLLHNIKSVSVDAWTDSSKDHRLHN
- the tdrd3 gene encoding tudor domain-containing protein 3 isoform X1 yields the protein MAELNSSLTKEGWYLSDEGIEELKGTVEKASAHDIIRIALNSDLRPIGRKYLPSEINSGRVDKLEGPCVLQVQKLRNVSAPKDHEESQGASRMLRLQMTDGHITCVGLEFKHLSKISLNTPPGTKVKLLGTVLVKNGILLLDDSKISVLGGVVDYMVEKWDLQRSLAKHNRSNIGAEGGPPPFVPFGQKCVRREEVDSRELDQRKTLQTTGVIKTADENDEFEKQRLAAIAEVAKSKEGPRTFGGGGNAGGNLSNSGSSYRGRDSYQSRRREERAEPADWSESRPQGNYRDLVDERALRDIMEMGFHREASRQALLDSNNNLEVALNSLLTGATQRPAPAPPEPSRPPPRGRGRGRSRMEDDEEGVGGRPSGPSTLFDFLESKMGVFSIDEPKSQAPQKRQDVRGSFPGNDYYSREPNQSRFPSRSDSRQQRGGDRPPRFQRDTDFPKPGQDAPSPTPVVYPSLGSGLGPGQDRDRGQDRGQDRDRGQDRGQDRDRGQDRGQDRDRGQDRGQDRDRGQDRDRGQDRGQDRDRGQDRGQDRDRGQDRDRGQERGQDRGQDRDRGQDRDRGQDRGQDRGQERDRGQERGQDRGLERGLRSGGSDRWQNDRRGETRSGHASCFSSSTFPRPKEPRDHTEPSGSLHQGSRDGSGSVGSAFNQMARENSVPDLSNKRGPKDNGPPLKPVESTKSVPDSRAAHQPQRSDSRNQEPGNRRRGKFDRPNSDNFDRYSDNELLNLNVSWGGRDLTTMPPDRGVSRDSRPGKGGAPHLQNGETEHRRSGPIKQQNSFSHAQKEEFPNKITSQNPAPRKRSGQIKGPKGSEQGQGPAMESSSPGPGSWKPGDQCLALYWEDNKFYKARIDAVHPSGMTAVVVFSDYGNCEEVLLHNIKSVSVDAWEDDDGYYDSWLESRRGGDGQPRSTRPTQQYYQPPRARD